Part of the Vigna unguiculata cultivar IT97K-499-35 chromosome 3, ASM411807v1, whole genome shotgun sequence genome, AGCCCATATAGCCCTTGTCATGGATTGAATAACATAGAAGGCAGTTAATGACTTCCCCATTAGATCAGCTAAATTGTAAACTGTTATCAGTAAAATAGGATACCAATCCCTTAGAAGCTTGGATTCAAGATCTTCAGCAATGAATCCTGGGAAAATAGATAGGGTCACTATGTAGATAATGAAAATTCCGAAAGCTGCTCCCTTGATTTTCCCTGCCACTGCCCAAAATTTTGTCCCTGGGCATAAGGTGCTCTCCTGATGAACGCTCTGACGGTACTGCTGCATCACTGGTAACTTGTGCTGCAAGTTGCTAAACACAATACAAAGTAGGAGAAAAATGGTGGCAACCATGAAGTACAAGTGAGCACTTATTTTGAGACCCTTGGGGGTTTGTGGAAGTGATGCCTTGGTTATTATCCTCAAGATTGAAATTATAATACCTGtcacccaaaaaaaaaaaaattatttgggtAAGTCCAAATTTTAACAGCACCTGGATATCAAACTAGCAGTTGAATTTTACTTCAAACATCAAATGAAAACTATAGCCCGACCAAGTACAACTTATTTAAGCGAGAACAGCAGCAGTATCAGTTACAGTTTCAAACCTCtgaagtatttaatatttaagagACACTTGGTGTGGGTAATAGTATAGCTCTATTACCAGATGGATAGGATTACTTTATCGATTATAGATAAAAGAATATGCTAAATACGAAAAAAAGATCTTGTCACGCAGATACACTGCCCAGttaaaaaactaagaaaacGAGACCAAGGAATCTACATTAGTTTTTCTCCCACCCTTTAAAAGCATGTATATCCTTACAAGAATAAAAGTACACATCAGGTATTGTTTAAAACTTCTATACTTCTAATAAACTGCTTCTTATGTTTCTAAGAATTTgtcaaaaatagaaaaacataatCTGCCAATGGGGAATGAAAGTGAATTGAACTTGGGGGGGAGCAAAGAATGAATTGTCTTGGTACCTGAAGAAGCAGTTCCAGCAAAAACTGCTTGCATATACTGTTTTGGGAGCTTCCCAGCTGACCCTATCAAGCTTCCACCTACCAAGCCATCTGCTAAACCACATATCACCACTGCTGCAACCGTCAAACCATAGGCACCACTCGGTCTGTCATTGAGCTTGGTGCTGCTTGAGGTCCAGTCTATGACTGGGGCTACCATAAGAGACATAACAAACATGGAGAACCCCAAGTTCATTCTCAACCTCAACGTTGTTTTGCTCCAACCTCCCCAACCGATCATCCCAAGGAGCACCACCACAGAAGAAATCATGTAAGCCACAGAGAAAACCCTCTCTATGTGTTTGGTGGGATAGAGGTAGGCAAAGTAATCCACTG contains:
- the LOC114179498 gene encoding equilibrative nucleotide transporter 8; protein product: MEAVKLVSSDPSERQDTYRVAYIIHFLLGAGNLLPWNALITAVDYFAYLYPTKHIERVFSVAYMISSVVVLLGMIGWGGWSKTTLRLRMNLGFSMFVMSLMVAPVIDWTSSSTKLNDRPSGAYGLTVAAVVICGLADGLVGGSLIGSAGKLPKQYMQAVFAGTASSGIIISILRIITKASLPQTPKGLKISAHLYFMVATIFLLLCIVFSNLQHKLPVMQQYRQSVHQESTLCPGTKFWAVAGKIKGAAFGIFIIYIVTLSIFPGFIAEDLESKLLRDWYPILLITVYNLADLMGKSLTAFYVIQSMTRAIWAATSRLLFYPLFVICLHGPKWLKTEVPMVVLTFLLGFSNGYLTSVLMILTPKTVPLSEAEFSAIVMTGFLGFGLVGGSVLGWFWIL